A DNA window from Paramormyrops kingsleyae isolate MSU_618 chromosome 10, PKINGS_0.4, whole genome shotgun sequence contains the following coding sequences:
- the pcdh12 gene encoding protocadherin-12, whose product MLLVMFFCLLPRVLSEDAGAPLTLRYHVLEEQPRGTRVGQLSSDLQKRWESGSLEDFQVVEHGNVLHFEVRRGDGLIITRSRLDREALCHNSGLCEIHFSVLYRQDGTMHFLNVVVEVEDKNDHDPVFPNAEQEVEISEAAALHTRIPLDRAVDPDAGPNSLQTYSLSSNQHFSLDVKSLSEGGKQAELVVIKELDRESQSSFELVLMAWDKGNPPRSGSTLVKINVLDSNDNSPMFEDSTPTIVVSENTQRGTPVITVKASDPDQGANGQIEYFLSKHSPLDVRNLFTVDRFNGTVTLIGTLDYEMKRSYEVEIQARDLGPNAMPSHCKVHVKVTDVNDNAPKIHVTWTPQGSPVATVAEGAADETFLALVMVSDMDSGANGEVGLHIKHAAGHFRLKKIHRDNYMIITNGTLDREREMEYNLTLIAQDYGDPSLSCITYLTVHVQDENDNAPTFSQTHYMTSVNENNAPGLHVLTVQAHDVDLDLSGKISYSIQESNELGTSTTFFSIHPTSGAVFARQSLDYEESHTFSFVVEAVDHGQLPLTGSTTVVINVQDVNDNAPVIEDPVPKKSRARVSVPVNAEKGEVVRELGNQVDVHHELSGPSSVEGNHSVAGQSEGFLATTIRASDLDSGINGKLHFRITNKKSDGLFWLDDSTGKLYVNTSNATELIGKMYEVEVTVSDMGTPVLSTSTTLEITFINLLDHLKNSSPGQRGQLTFTMMLAVCLGVTCLLVLLAVALITTFCRPEKRDNRAYNCRQAESSYTRHPRRPQKQIQKTDIQLVPVLRGRRADPTKSEAQRLSAVASEIEEPFLSPPTSDTGPHESFSGQETFPLNPLRALCKSTNDELDGTLPRTPAATYRTLRRSRNSESACSHSQAGTLKRHGQSGIEVGSEDPPCPASPSPSSTTLRRPKNSESRRGQEAEDHRQLLRNLVRLSMAAFGENGSIELSSTSPEIQQVSQLLSLLRQGQFQPRPNFRGNKYSHRTGRSAVQDADWLSTKDSGHGESEAGDVDWDMGRDSPIDPLQGEGLDTLLNNTDDVFCDVPDPAWMARLSLPVTADYHENVFVPDGPQVPDPCTPSMEAKNDTCFSTFGKTAEKGAPLDGALLSEVSTLFEMLLTQKAEAQPHTPAQLLYRLSAAYRRSLGMDGTPTGGASPP is encoded by the exons ATGCTGCTTGTGATGTTCTTCTGCCTGCTGCCACGGGTCCTTTCGGAGGACGCGGGGGCTCCCCTTACTCTTCGTTACCACGTACTGGAGGAGCAGCCCCGCGGCACGAGAGTGGGTCAGCTGAGCAGCGACCTGCAGAAGCGATGGGAGAGCGGCTCCCTTGAGGACTTTCAGGTTGTGGAGCACGGTAATGTGCTACACTTCGAAGTCAGGAGAGGTGACGGTCTGATTATCACACGCAGCCGGCTCGATCGTGAGGCTCTGTGCCATAACTCGGGCCTGTGCGAGATACATTTCAGTGTGCTGTACCGGCAGGATGGTACAATGCACTTTCTCAATGTAGTGGTGGAGGTGGAGGACAAGAATGATCACGACCCTGTATTTCCCAATGCTGAGCAGGAAGTGGAGATCTCTGAGGCAGCTGCGCTGCACACGCGCATCCCGCTGGACCGTGCTGTGGACCCTGATGCTGGGCCCAATAGCCTGCAGACCTACTCTCTGTCCTCCAACCAACACTTTTCCTTAGATGTTAAATCTCTCTCAGAGGGTGGCAAGCAAGCGGAGCTGGTGGTCATCAAAGAGCTAGACCGTGAAAGCCAGTCCTCATTTGAGCTGGTTCTAATGGCCTGGGACAAGGGTAACCCTCCCAGATCAGGTAGCACGCTGGTCAAGATAAACGTGCTAGACTCCAACGACAACAGTCCTATGTTTGAGGACAGCACTCCCACCATAGTGGTGAGCGAGAACACCCAACGTGGCACTCCTGTAATTACTGTGAAGGCCAGTGACCCCGACCAGGGAGCTAATGGACAAATTGAATACTTCCTTAGCAAGCACTCCCCTTTAGATGTGCGAAACCTCTTCACTGTGGACCGCTTTAATGGCACCGTGACCCTGATTGGCACGTTGGACTATGAGATGAAGCGCTCTTATGAGGTCGAGATCCAGGCAAGGGACCTGGGTCCCAATGCAATGCCCTCCCACTGCAAGGTACATGTAAAGGTGACGGACGTTAACGATAACGCCCCCAAAATTCATGTCACCTGGACACCCCAGGGCTCACCAGTGGCAACTGTTGCAGAAGGCGCAGCAGACGAGACCTTTCTTGCGCTGGTTATGGTGTCAGACATGGACTCGGGGGCAAATGGGGAGGTCGGCCTTCACATCAAGCACGCAGCAGGTCACTTTCGTCTCAAGAAGATCCATAGGGATAACTACATGATCATCACAAATGGCACCTTGGATCGTGAGCGGGAGATGGAGTACAATCTGACGCTGATCGCCCAGGACTATGGTGACCCTTCACTGTCCTGCATCACATACCTGACCGTTCATGTGCAGGATGAGAATGACAATGCTCCTACCTTCTCACAGACTCATTACATGACCTCTGTCAATGAAAACAATGCTCCAGGCCTACATGTGCTCACTGTGCAAGCCCATGATGTTGACCTGGATCTCAGCGGGAAGATCTCATATTCCATCCAGGAGTCAAATGAGCTGGGGACATCCACAACGTTCTTCTCCATCCATCCCACCAGTGGAGCTGTCTTTGCCCGGCAGTCATTGGACTACGAGGAGTCTCACACCTTCTCCTTCGTTGTGGAGGCCGTGGACCACGGCCAGCTGCCACTCACTGGCAGCACCACAGTGGTGATCAATGTTCAGGATGTCAATGACAATGCCCCAGTTATTGAAGACCCAGTTCCAAAGAAAAGCAGAGCCCGCGTGAGCGTTCCAGTCAATGCAGAAAAAGGAGAGGTAGTGAGAGAACTAGGGAATCAGGTCGATGTCCATCATGAGCTTAGTGGTCCATCCTCAGTAGAAGGCAATCACTCTGTTGCTGGTCAGTCTGAAGGTTTCCTGGCCACAACGATCAGGGCTAGTGATTTAGATTCTGGCATTAATGGGAAATTGCACTTCAggataacaaacaaaaaatctgATGGGTTATTTTGGCTTGATGATTCCACAGGAAAACTATATGTAAACACAAGCAATGCTACAGAGCTGATAGGCAAAATGTATGAGGTTGAGGTCACAGTGTCTGATATGGGGACCCCTGTACTATCCACTAGCACTACGTTGGAGATCACTTTTATCAACTTGCTCGACCACTTAAAGAACTCATCCCCCGGCCAGCGGGGCCAGCTAACTTTCACAATGATGCTCGCTGTCTGTCTGGGAGTCACCTGCCTGCTGGTTCTCCTGGCTGTGGCCCTGATAACAACGTTCTGTCGTCCAGAAAAACGTGACAACAGGGCTTATAACTGCAGACAGGCCGAGTCCAGCTACACACGGCACCCTCGCCGTCCTCAAAAACAGATTCAGAAAACCGACATCCAGCTAGTACCAGTCTTGAGAGGTCGGAGGGCTGACCCAACCAAGAGTGAAGCCCAGCGACTCTCTGCTGTTGCTTCAGAAATTGAAGAACCTTTCCTTTCTCCACCAACCAGTGATACAGGGCCACATGAATCTTTCTCTGGGCAGGAGACCTTTCCACTAAATCCCCTGAGGGCACTCTGCAAATCTACCAATGATGAACTTGACGGAACCTTGCCCCGAACCCCCGCTGCGACTTACCGCACGTTGCGTCGAAGCAGGAACtcggagtctgcatgttctcattCCCAGGCAGGCACATTAAAGCGCCATGGACAGTCTGGGATAGAAGTTGGGTCTGAAGACCCACCGTGCCCTGCCTCTCCTTCCCCATCCTCAACGACCTTGCGGAGGCCAAAGAACTCAGAGTCCAGGAGGGGGCAGGAGGCCGAAGATCATCGGCAGCTGCTGCGGAATCTGGTTCGCCTGTCAATGGCGGCCTTTGGTGAAAACGGCTCCATTGAGCTCTCCTCCACCTCTCCAGAAATCCAA CAAGTGTCGCAGCTGCTCTCCTTGCTGCGTCAGGGCCAGTTCCAGCCCCGTCCCAACTTCCGGGGAAACAAGTACTCACACCGAACTGGCAG GTCTGCTGTGCAGgatgctgattggctgagcaCCAAGGACAGCGGACACGGCGAGAGCGAGGCCGGAGATGTGGACTGGGATATGGGTCGAGACTCGCCGATTGACCCTCTGCAGGGGGAGGGCTTGGACACCCTACTCAACAACACAG ATGACGTATTCTGCGATGTGCCGGACCCGGCCTGGATGGCACGTCTGTCACTCCCTGTCACCGCTGACTACCACGAGAACGTCTTTGTCCCTGACGGGCCCCAGGTCCCGGACCCCTGCACCCCTTCTATGGAAGCTAAAAATGACACCTGCTTCTCCACCTTTGGGAAGACGGCGGAGAAGGGGGCCCCCCTGGACGGGGCCCTGCTCTCCGAGGTCAGCACGCTCTTTGAGATGCTGCTCACCCAGAAGGCTGAGGCTCAGCCGCACACCCCTGCCCAGCTGCTGTACCGGCTCTCTGCTGCATACCGCCGTTCCTTGGGGATGGACGGGacaccaacagggggcgccagtCCTCCTTAA
- the LOC111859884 gene encoding transmembrane O-methyltransferase homolog: MHAFVFVNCTHGEAQSVLETFDLYAQAHPSLAIGREKGEYVEEVVRRVAPSQALELGTHCGYSSIRILCALPSSGRLLTVEKDLATADAGEEIILVAGFKNPQFQVLTSPSVEAITHLHSHLGDKLVELVLMDHDVQQYLPELMLLESGGSLATGCVLLANNVHLSGAQSFLDYIRSQPGRYRINSLTQGLLELNWCP; the protein is encoded by the exons ATGCATGCCTTCGTTTTCGTTAACTGCACCCACGGCGAGGCTCAGAGTGTGCTGGAGACGTTTGACCTCTACGCCCAGGCGCACCCATCTCTTGCCATCGGCCGAGAGAAAG GGGAGTATGTGGAAGAGGTGGTGCGCCGCGTGGCCCCCAGTCAGGCCCTCGAGCTGGGGACTCACTGCGGATACTCATCCATTAGAATCCTGTGTGCTCTGCCTTCCTCCGGCCGGCTGCTGACTGTGGAGAAGGACCTCGCCACAGCTGATGCAGGAGAGGAGATCATCCTGGTGGCTGGTTTCAAAAACCCCCAA TTCCAGGTGCTGACATCTCCATCTGTGGAGGCCATCACTCATTTGCACTCACATCTGGGGGACAAGCTAGTGGAGCTGGTGCTGATGGACCATGACGTGCAGCAGTACCTGCCAGAACTAATGCTGTTGGAAAGTGGGGGGTCACTCGCCACCGGCTGCGTCCTCCTGGCTAACAATGTACACCTTTCTGGAGCGCAGTCATTCCTTGATTACATTCGCAGCCAGCCAGGGAGATATCGCATAAACAGCTTGACCCAAGGTCTGCTGGAACTCAACTGGTGTCCCTAG